From a region of the Campylobacter sp. genome:
- the cas7b gene encoding type I-B CRISPR-associated protein Cas7/Csh2, which yields MKKKEILFLWDGENFNPNGDMLRDNAPRIDDETGIAEVTDVRIKRTIRDEIMKKDESAIFIKEYKRDENILDCKSAIREVINVRQEKIEIEKEILSKFIDIRAFGGVLPISDKDEMKKEGIKTAGIQFVGPIQFRMSRSLHRVAVEHIKGTGAFASGIDKANKTFREEDFLNYAMFATYGIVDNHSAKITNLSEDDVKVILRALWSGTKNLITRTKMGQMPRFMLVITYKNDTFAGDLNNCIAINSSKEDIEIRSINDFTIDFSRLKAKLTRYAQEIEKIEYMSDFDFEQNNRSQFDSNWIKIGF from the coding sequence ATGAAAAAGAAGGAAATTCTATTTCTTTGGGATGGCGAAAATTTTAATCCAAACGGCGATATGCTAAGAGATAACGCTCCTAGGATAGACGATGAGACGGGTATAGCAGAAGTCACTGATGTACGTATAAAGCGAACAATTAGAGATGAAATTATGAAAAAAGACGAAAGTGCGATTTTCATTAAAGAGTATAAAAGAGATGAAAATATCTTAGATTGCAAAAGCGCAATACGTGAAGTAATTAATGTAAGGCAAGAAAAAATCGAGATTGAAAAAGAAATTTTATCTAAATTTATCGATATTCGCGCATTTGGTGGAGTTTTGCCGATATCGGATAAAGACGAGATGAAAAAAGAAGGCATAAAAACGGCAGGAATTCAATTTGTTGGACCCATTCAGTTTAGAATGAGCAGATCGCTTCATAGAGTTGCGGTAGAGCATATAAAAGGCACCGGCGCGTTTGCAAGCGGTATCGATAAGGCGAATAAAACGTTTAGAGAAGAAGATTTTTTAAATTATGCAATGTTTGCAACTTACGGAATAGTGGATAATCATAGTGCAAAGATTACAAATTTAAGTGAAGATGATGTAAAAGTGATTTTAAGAGCACTCTGGAGCGGGACTAAAAATTTAATTACTCGCACGAAAATGGGTCAGATGCCTAGATTTATGCTAGTAATTACATATAAAAATGATACTTTTGCTGGAGATTTAAATAACTGTATAGCTATAAATAGTAGCAAAGAAGACATAGAGATAAGAAGTATAAATGATTTTACGATTGATTTTTCTAGATTAAAAGCTAAACTTACTAGATACGCGCAAGAGATCGAAAAAATAGAGTATATGAGCGATTTTGACTTCGAGCAAAATAACAGATCACAATTTGATAGTAATTGGATAAAAATAGGATTTTAA
- the glyS gene encoding glycine--tRNA ligase subunit beta codes for MELLIEIGVEELPAIPFLKERANIAPKWRAVLEANRINSDFRFEFSPRRFVLFHEDFPQRGDDAQIVSTGAPKSVALKDGAWSPAALSFAKKCGISESELEFRQVGGKEVLYHAAVQKGRDSREILGEMIEEFLRSLNFGRAMRWGSGEFEFIRPIRSIACVLGGQNVDFEIYGVRSAAAFFPHRKFGYEAIKFKDAADYFALLERNGVILSEQKRKDKILSEFANLEKKHGFKIEVDPALLDEVTAITEYPTALLGSFERDFLSVPKEVIITSMKENQRYFPVFEDKNLSNHFIVVSNAITDDDELVIRGNEKVLRARLSDAMFFWKSDLQAEFSPEKLKQISYMQALGSVYDKQVRELAVARVLSADYATQIEAEIGKKDFALDLENAVMFSKADLSSTMVGEFSELQGIMGSYYAAHAGLADHVCRAIREQYLPSGEDSELPSGVFSSVIAVVMKFETLLGLFSINKVPSGNKDPYALRRAATGLIKILLNQGLSFDANALAQKLAPNYKKFDISKLLDFMKDRLYGIFDEINPSVIKACIASGENDLLRLSKDIKALGEIAAAADFGENFATFKRLANIIKDEKIGAVDENLFEHDAERALNAAFRAIKLNENDVSGYLRSLFGLKGVIDDFFDNVMINVQDAAIRANRIANIGQIYRAFLQFADIKEIGF; via the coding sequence ATGGAACTACTCATTGAGATTGGGGTCGAGGAGCTGCCTGCGATCCCGTTTTTAAAAGAGCGTGCGAATATCGCGCCAAAATGGCGCGCAGTGCTTGAGGCTAACCGCATAAATAGCGACTTTCGCTTCGAATTTAGCCCGCGTAGATTCGTGCTATTTCACGAGGATTTTCCGCAACGCGGCGATGATGCGCAGATCGTAAGCACGGGCGCACCTAAGTCCGTCGCGCTCAAAGACGGCGCGTGGAGCCCTGCAGCGCTAAGTTTTGCTAAAAAATGCGGCATAAGCGAAAGCGAGCTGGAATTTCGGCAGGTGGGCGGCAAAGAGGTGCTTTACCACGCTGCGGTGCAAAAGGGGCGCGATAGTCGTGAAATCCTAGGCGAAATGATAGAGGAGTTTTTACGATCGCTAAATTTTGGACGCGCGATGCGCTGGGGTAGCGGCGAGTTTGAGTTTATCCGTCCGATAAGAAGCATAGCCTGCGTTTTGGGCGGTCAAAACGTAGATTTTGAAATTTATGGTGTGCGAAGCGCGGCTGCATTTTTTCCGCACCGAAAATTTGGCTATGAAGCGATTAAATTTAAAGACGCCGCAGATTATTTCGCACTGCTGGAGCGTAACGGCGTAATTTTAAGCGAGCAAAAAAGAAAGGATAAAATTCTAAGCGAGTTTGCAAATCTCGAGAAAAAGCATGGCTTTAAGATCGAGGTCGATCCTGCATTGCTGGATGAAGTAACGGCTATCACTGAGTATCCGACGGCGCTGCTAGGCAGCTTTGAGCGAGATTTTTTAAGCGTGCCAAAAGAGGTCATCATCACTTCGATGAAAGAGAATCAGCGCTATTTTCCCGTTTTCGAGGATAAAAACTTAAGCAATCACTTCATTGTCGTTAGCAATGCGATCACTGATGATGACGAGCTAGTGATACGCGGCAATGAAAAAGTTTTACGCGCGCGCCTAAGCGATGCTATGTTTTTTTGGAAAAGCGATTTGCAAGCGGAATTTAGTCCTGAAAAACTTAAGCAAATCTCCTATATGCAAGCCCTTGGCTCGGTTTATGATAAGCAGGTGCGCGAGCTAGCCGTAGCAAGGGTACTGAGCGCGGATTATGCTACGCAGATCGAGGCGGAGATCGGCAAAAAGGACTTCGCGCTGGATTTGGAAAATGCCGTAATGTTTAGTAAAGCAGATCTTAGCAGCACGATGGTGGGCGAATTTAGCGAGCTTCAAGGCATTATGGGTAGTTACTATGCCGCACATGCTGGACTGGCAGATCATGTATGCCGCGCGATACGCGAGCAATATCTGCCTAGCGGCGAGGATAGCGAGCTGCCAAGCGGTGTATTTAGTAGCGTAATCGCTGTGGTGATGAAATTTGAAACGCTCCTGGGGCTTTTTAGCATCAATAAAGTTCCAAGCGGCAATAAAGATCCGTATGCGCTTCGCCGCGCAGCTACTGGGCTAATTAAAATTTTACTAAATCAAGGATTGAGCTTTGATGCGAATGCGCTGGCGCAAAAGCTGGCGCCAAATTATAAGAAATTTGACATTTCTAAGCTGCTGGATTTTATGAAAGATAGATTATATGGAATTTTTGACGAGATAAATCCGTCCGTGATCAAGGCGTGCATCGCAAGCGGCGAAAACGATCTATTACGACTAAGCAAGGACATAAAAGCTCTGGGCGAGATCGCAGCAGCAGCGGATTTCGGGGAAAATTTCGCAACTTTTAAGCGCCTAGCCAATATCATCAAGGACGAAAAAATAGGCGCGGTGGACGAAAATCTATTCGAACACGACGCTGAGCGTGCGCTAAATGCGGCATTCAGGGCGATTAAGCTCAACGAAAACGACGTGAGTGGGTATCTGCGCTCGCTATTTGGGCTTAAAGGCGTGATTGATGATTTTTTCGATAACGTAATGATAAACGTCCAGGATGCCGCGATACGCGCAAATCGTATCGCAAATATCGGGCAAATTTATCGCGCGTTTTTGCAGTTTGCCGATATCAAAGAGATAGGATTTTAA
- a CDS encoding endonuclease/exonuclease/phosphatase family protein, which yields MRVLALLFAAFFCGAGAAELKIASFNVQNLFDGVNDGTEYADFEIGRGGWSEQKYERKLQAVADEIKALNADILGLQEIENEAVLKALAQKAGYKFYTFSRAQTAPAGVAVMSHIPIKFQKTYRPTELKTRDILRADFALGGTDFSFYVVHMLSARNPLSERKRNFAFLREVLQGHQRAIIAGDFNTNFGRNSLLNELIERDGFSDLWALHPCSQLKHFSSCESHESGAVLDHILLSDDFFSSEPGYKKESFAVAKSSIASDHFPISFILTDEGALKSMPRKQEFLAKNTASSAKVVTIEGLYGRIISEPVLIKGVVVSFTNRHGFAISQDGSGVFVYGGSGLQLGDKLDLLVKKTKFYKQSFEIDDFEIVARSGNVGSIAPYVLPSASVRQLRAGDVISTIKGDVKDGIIDLKGAGEFRIFRKNAPVQNGKNLEFKNAYFTIYKGQKEFIVE from the coding sequence TTGCGAGTTTTAGCGCTACTTTTTGCGGCGTTTTTCTGCGGCGCGGGTGCCGCGGAGCTGAAAATCGCATCGTTTAACGTGCAAAATTTATTCGACGGCGTAAACGACGGCACGGAGTACGCGGACTTTGAGATCGGGCGCGGAGGCTGGAGCGAGCAAAAATACGAGCGCAAGCTGCAAGCGGTAGCGGACGAGATAAAAGCGCTCAACGCCGATATTTTGGGGCTGCAAGAGATCGAAAACGAAGCCGTGCTAAAAGCGCTTGCGCAGAAGGCGGGCTATAAATTCTACACTTTTTCGCGCGCCCAGACTGCACCTGCGGGTGTGGCAGTGATGTCGCACATACCGATAAAATTTCAAAAAACCTACCGCCCGACAGAGCTTAAAACACGAGATATTTTGCGCGCTGATTTTGCGCTTGGCGGCACTGATTTTAGCTTTTATGTCGTACATATGCTCTCTGCACGCAATCCGCTAAGCGAGCGCAAGCGCAATTTCGCCTTTTTACGCGAGGTTTTGCAAGGGCACCAACGCGCTATCATAGCGGGAGATTTTAATACGAATTTCGGGCGAAATTCTTTACTAAACGAGCTTATCGAGCGCGATGGATTTAGTGATTTGTGGGCGCTGCATCCCTGCTCGCAGCTAAAGCATTTTAGCTCTTGTGAGTCTCATGAAAGTGGCGCGGTGCTCGATCATATCTTGCTTAGCGACGATTTTTTTAGTAGCGAGCCGGGATATAAAAAGGAAAGCTTCGCGGTTGCTAAATCCTCTATCGCTTCTGATCATTTTCCGATTAGCTTCATTCTGACAGACGAAGGCGCTTTAAAATCTATGCCGAGAAAGCAAGAATTTTTAGCTAAAAATACCGCTAGCTCCGCAAAGGTCGTCACGATAGAGGGGCTTTATGGACGCATTATAAGCGAGCCTGTGCTGATAAAAGGCGTAGTCGTGAGCTTTACAAACCGCCATGGCTTTGCGATTTCTCAAGATGGAAGCGGAGTTTTTGTCTATGGCGGCAGCGGGCTGCAGCTAGGCGATAAACTCGATCTGCTAGTAAAAAAGACGAAATTTTATAAGCAAAGCTTTGAGATCGACGATTTTGAGATCGTAGCTAGAAGCGGCAACGTAGGCTCTATCGCGCCATACGTTTTGCCTAGCGCATCGGTGCGGCAGCTGCGCGCAGGAGATGTAATAAGCACGATCAAAGGCGACGTTAAAGACGGCATAATTGATCTAAAAGGAGCGGGCGAGTTTAGAATTTTTCGCAAAAACGCTCCTGTACAAAACGGCAAAAATTTAGAATTTAAAAATGCCTATTTTACGATTTATAAAGGGCAAAAGGAATTTATAGTAGAATGA
- the cas5 gene encoding CRISPR-associated protein Cas5, which produces MDIIAFELSGDYAHFSHPATIYSSLTYPVPPKTAVMGFLGAIIGEMNYFKLNDIGYSVILSSQFRKKTMIFNGIKFALSSSMHIEQGYQDSSEKKQFYKELIKDPRYIIFVDLSALNVSYKENIINSLKAHRCVFTPYLGINFCIADFKYIEIKNCELVHEKESFIDTFVLMDDFIFDAQSFDIRLTAARMACGCEEDRIFKDFKDFVIKLSGNSQIKAKNRGNIYQINDYKVYFAK; this is translated from the coding sequence ATGGATATAATAGCTTTTGAGCTATCGGGAGATTATGCGCATTTTTCTCATCCGGCTACTATCTACTCGTCTCTTACATACCCAGTGCCGCCAAAGACTGCCGTAATGGGGTTTTTGGGGGCGATTATAGGTGAAATGAATTATTTTAAACTTAACGATATAGGTTATAGCGTTATTTTAAGTTCGCAATTTCGCAAAAAAACTATGATTTTTAACGGTATAAAATTTGCTCTATCGTCAAGTATGCATATCGAACAAGGCTATCAAGATTCTAGCGAGAAAAAGCAGTTTTATAAAGAGCTAATAAAAGATCCCAGATATATCATATTCGTTGATTTAAGTGCTTTAAACGTTTCTTATAAAGAAAATATAATCAACAGCTTAAAAGCTCATAGATGTGTCTTTACGCCATATTTAGGTATAAATTTTTGTATAGCGGATTTTAAATATATCGAGATAAAAAATTGTGAATTGGTGCATGAAAAGGAAAGTTTTATAGATACGTTCGTTTTAATGGACGATTTTATATTTGATGCACAAAGCTTTGATATCAGACTTACTGCGGCCAGAATGGCTTGCGGATGCGAAGAGGATCGAATTTTTAAGGATTTTAAAGATTTCGTTATCAAGCTAAGCGGCAATAGTCAAATCAAAGCAAAGAATAGAGGAAATATTTATCAAATAAATGACTACAAGGTCTACTTTGCAAAGTGA
- a CDS encoding tRNA (cytidine(34)-2'-O)-methyltransferase produces MFNIVLVYPQIHTNTGSIGRMCVNAGCRLHLIKPLGFLIDDKHLRRAGLDYWANLDLKIWENWDEFMAANEKFKQRFFFATTKTNKLYYEAKFQPGDFLIFGSEGHGLPLEIMRTNRENCITIPMSGAGRSLNLATSVGIVTYEAIRQNIDKFDFRSAVCEF; encoded by the coding sequence ATGTTTAATATCGTGTTAGTATATCCGCAGATCCACACAAACACAGGCTCCATCGGGCGCATGTGCGTCAATGCGGGATGCCGCTTACATCTAATCAAGCCGCTAGGATTCCTCATCGACGACAAGCATCTGCGCCGCGCAGGGCTCGATTATTGGGCGAACTTGGATCTTAAAATTTGGGAAAATTGGGACGAGTTTATGGCGGCGAACGAGAAATTTAAGCAGCGCTTCTTTTTTGCGACGACGAAGACGAACAAGCTCTACTACGAGGCGAAATTTCAGCCGGGTGATTTTTTAATTTTCGGCTCAGAGGGGCACGGGCTGCCGCTTGAGATCATGCGCACAAACCGCGAAAACTGCATCACGATCCCGATGAGCGGGGCGGGACGCAGTTTAAATTTAGCCACCAGCGTGGGCATCGTAACCTACGAAGCGATCCGCCAAAACATCGATAAATTTGACTTTAGGAGCGCGGTTTGCGAGTTTTAG
- a CDS encoding TM1802 family CRISPR-associated protein translates to MGDIVKIFSSIGEIYDKQKTKINNKSYEYDAIKIYLCDIKSKEISVNNNISRDDLIVCRFGIGANSGNLFPNVQFISKAVKYDTPKFIKGILKAVKNMLSCFNPDDIKNDKILTDLSSLNESFFDDILSEIVALQEEPKKKGMKVATFFALSWEGRPISAYFKNIFTSHLSDSDNGKTAKIYGYDMLTNSMGIGGDANLAFCSVNELPTALQDIKVRLLPLNSANANLVKNGFMAIDKELSFNFYGDKMAVLPTLMVNDANLLEKIVEILKDPSEKKKDLQGIQNIEESINYELESVAKAQANMPVLNTILFYKKSNAAVNVLLQIDDVLPSYISKISDLMGRYNIRAIRRKDSKDQQDDTIYMQNLFLKNIDIMDFLLSQNRMNLDDMMEKYAALIYKGNINSSYASKIEWGFYFNRVKTYQNRSIESIEKYQNFFNEIGALNEKISFAREVNLQGLSDKKELISSILKNSEFLKDNEVLQSAYLLGMMSAGLINRQFAISKNSSFEKWLNNAGLITKELLERIWTKCDETNKKLSNVSRGKRSANIEIMRDILIGILPSAFLSQKRVKSAYVTLAFAMGGSDFTKYIKDNTQGDE, encoded by the coding sequence TTGGGCGATATAGTTAAAATTTTTTCTAGTATCGGCGAAATTTATGATAAACAGAAAACCAAAATTAACAACAAGAGCTACGAATACGATGCTATTAAAATTTATCTTTGTGATATTAAAAGTAAAGAAATATCGGTAAATAACAATATTTCAAGAGACGATTTAATAGTTTGTAGATTTGGTATAGGCGCGAATTCTGGTAATTTGTTCCCTAATGTTCAATTCATTAGCAAAGCCGTAAAATACGATACTCCTAAATTTATAAAAGGAATTTTAAAAGCCGTAAAAAATATGCTCTCTTGCTTCAATCCTGACGATATCAAAAATGATAAAATATTAACGGATTTATCTAGCTTAAACGAGAGCTTTTTTGATGATATTTTAAGTGAAATTGTAGCTCTACAAGAAGAGCCTAAGAAAAAGGGCATGAAAGTAGCTACTTTTTTTGCATTATCTTGGGAGGGTAGGCCGATTTCAGCGTATTTCAAAAATATTTTTACGAGTCATTTAAGTGATAGCGATAATGGTAAAACTGCCAAAATTTATGGTTATGATATGCTTACAAATAGTATGGGTATCGGTGGAGATGCGAATTTAGCGTTTTGTTCTGTAAATGAGCTACCGACTGCTTTGCAAGACATTAAAGTTAGATTACTACCTCTAAATAGTGCTAATGCAAATTTGGTTAAAAACGGTTTTATGGCAATTGATAAGGAATTATCTTTTAATTTTTACGGGGATAAAATGGCGGTCTTACCGACGTTAATGGTAAATGATGCAAATTTATTAGAAAAAATAGTGGAAATTTTAAAAGATCCGAGCGAAAAGAAAAAAGATCTGCAAGGCATACAAAATATCGAAGAAAGTATTAATTACGAGTTGGAATCCGTAGCTAAAGCGCAAGCAAATATGCCCGTGCTAAATACAATTTTATTTTATAAAAAAAGCAATGCTGCGGTTAATGTATTATTGCAAATAGATGATGTATTGCCGTCTTATATTTCTAAAATTTCCGATTTAATGGGTAGATATAACATTAGGGCGATTAGGCGAAAAGATAGTAAAGATCAACAAGACGATACTATTTACATGCAAAATTTATTTCTTAAAAACATCGATATTATGGATTTTTTATTATCGCAAAATAGGATGAATTTAGATGATATGATGGAAAAATACGCTGCTTTGATTTATAAAGGCAATATTAACTCTAGTTATGCGTCAAAAATAGAATGGGGATTTTATTTTAATCGCGTTAAGACATATCAAAATAGAAGTATAGAAAGTATCGAAAAATATCAAAATTTCTTTAATGAAATAGGTGCTTTAAATGAAAAAATATCATTTGCAAGGGAGGTTAATTTGCAAGGTTTAAGCGATAAAAAAGAGCTAATAAGCTCGATTTTGAAAAATAGCGAATTTCTAAAAGATAATGAAGTATTGCAGAGTGCATATTTACTAGGAATGATGTCTGCAGGGTTGATAAATCGCCAATTTGCTATTAGCAAAAATAGTTCATTTGAAAAATGGCTGAATAATGCCGGACTAATTACGAAAGAGCTTTTAGAACGGATTTGGACCAAGTGCGATGAAACTAACAAAAAACTCTCCAATGTATCGCGAGGAAAAAGAAGTGCTAATATAGAAATCATGCGCGATATTTTGATTGGAATTTTACCAAGTGCGTTTTTATCTCAAAAGCGAGTTAAGAGCGCTTATGTAACTCTGGCTTTTGCTATGGGCGGAAGTGATTTTACGAAATATATTAAAGATAACACTCAAGGAGACGAGTAA
- a CDS encoding CRISPR-associated endoribonuclease Cas6, with translation MLIINAKLPTKNLKITKSLSQLIQGFLYRYLPASEHVGYRHESSGKIFKRTVFDFILRGEDLRVRFTSCEPEFERKIALAVLKDGLSLGEILFTQTTVEAKNHKICENETIVQGYVACAVSGLLGHKVYLQPQDSRHLEMMKTNILQRFETIMGRKYNGEMELNLLWQKLGESVKFYYGNNREPVYAWQARWKIVANAELINLILGTGAGSGCMNYGVGVLEVVKQDCIKAQISNPKKDDCLL, from the coding sequence ATGCTAATCATCAACGCAAAATTACCAACTAAAAACCTAAAAATCACAAAATCTCTCTCGCAGCTGATTCAGGGCTTTCTTTATCGCTATCTGCCGGCTTCGGAGCATGTAGGATATAGGCACGAATCAAGCGGTAAAATTTTTAAACGCACGGTGTTTGATTTTATCTTGCGAGGAGAGGACTTGCGCGTGCGATTTACTTCATGCGAGCCGGAGTTTGAACGTAAAATCGCGCTAGCAGTGCTAAAAGACGGGCTAAGCTTGGGTGAAATTCTATTTACGCAAACTACCGTCGAAGCGAAAAATCATAAAATTTGCGAGAACGAAACTATTGTGCAAGGCTACGTGGCGTGCGCAGTAAGCGGGCTTTTGGGACATAAGGTCTATTTGCAGCCGCAAGATAGCAGGCATTTAGAGATGATGAAGACGAATATTTTACAGCGATTTGAGACGATTATGGGGCGAAAATATAATGGCGAAATGGAGTTAAATTTATTGTGGCAAAAGCTGGGTGAGTCTGTGAAATTCTATTATGGCAACAATCGCGAGCCGGTATATGCGTGGCAAGCAAGATGGAAAATTGTAGCTAATGCAGAACTAATCAATTTGATCCTTGGCACGGGCGCTGGAAGTGGGTGCATGAACTACGGAGTAGGGGTTTTGGAGGTTGTAAAGCAAGACTGCATTAAAGCACAAATTTCAAATCCTAAAAAAGATGATTGCTTGCTTTAA
- the cas3 gene encoding CRISPR-associated helicase Cas3': protein MQSELLSHPNKPLIKHITNMLAETDSRLLQCIKIYHDIAKLKTNFQIYIKNPTEKIADKNHALLSAYIFLLNSEFNELDTAFGFLSIVSHHGNVENFCELTTQNKNFGKYFESSKELGFWDEVLDKALGLEIYKDIKRDKNELLIKAKHLREYFKFAKKKFDYDDFLNFKDIFSSLIYSDKYEAIFNQRIPVSKPANSNTIEKYIKALENRKPNAKRSEFRKFVLNNFDVNHNLFTLTAPTGYGKTLTALNFAAKFNKERIIYVLPFTAIIDQVYDEIKEIFKDDKNILIHKIHHKTMIDESTPQDRYSKVKFLMDSFSGDINVTTLYQFIFALFGNKNKDSVKFNRLKNSVIIIDEAQAVPYKFRADFMKLCEMMAEKFGCIFIFMSATMPIVDTTKFKEISNLDYFKDQNRYVLKWFDGNESALKDKIKQSAKGKNTLVVVNTIKKAQELFLEFYDEFKVFCLNGYMCDDHKRKNIENIKDAIAKNKSGHGDPILLISTQSIEAGVDLDFDVGFREIAPISSIIQTAGRINRNFAALGELYVFNDICDYSDLIYGDLKRISDNILVKILKQRDIIESEILDISTRYFSAIKQSLESLFLAEQMRELGFYDIKEKISEAMDDGLKILVIIEPKEDYIKKFQNEIFEINRLDMDKFNKKDIFTNTIKKINRFGVNITEFDAKRLNIKRIDGLKDVYYLPFGDTSYNNNFGIKKDAALNLKNEFFD from the coding sequence TTGCAAAGTGAGCTGCTATCGCATCCTAATAAACCGCTAATAAAGCATATAACAAATATGCTTGCTGAAACGGATAGTAGGCTTTTACAATGCATTAAAATTTATCACGATATAGCTAAGCTAAAAACTAATTTTCAAATTTATATCAAAAATCCTACCGAAAAAATTGCAGATAAAAATCATGCTTTATTATCCGCTTACATATTTTTACTAAATTCAGAATTTAATGAGCTAGATACGGCTTTTGGGTTTTTATCCATCGTATCACACCACGGAAATGTAGAAAATTTTTGTGAGCTTACAACGCAAAATAAAAATTTCGGTAAATATTTTGAGAGCTCGAAAGAGCTAGGCTTTTGGGATGAGGTCTTAGATAAAGCTTTAGGTTTAGAAATTTACAAAGATATTAAAAGGGATAAAAATGAGCTTTTAATTAAAGCTAAACATTTAAGAGAATATTTCAAATTTGCGAAAAAGAAGTTTGATTACGATGACTTTTTAAATTTCAAAGACATATTTTCGTCGCTTATTTATAGTGATAAATATGAAGCTATTTTTAATCAAAGAATTCCTGTTTCTAAACCGGCGAATTCTAATACGATCGAAAAATATATCAAAGCTCTGGAAAATCGTAAGCCAAACGCAAAAAGAAGTGAGTTTAGAAAATTCGTTTTAAATAATTTCGATGTAAATCATAATCTTTTTACTTTAACCGCGCCTACTGGCTACGGCAAGACTTTGACTGCGCTAAATTTTGCCGCTAAATTTAATAAAGAACGTATTATTTACGTGCTGCCGTTTACGGCTATCATAGATCAAGTTTATGATGAGATAAAAGAGATTTTCAAAGACGATAAAAATATATTAATTCATAAAATTCATCACAAAACTATGATAGATGAAAGCACTCCGCAAGATCGCTATTCTAAAGTTAAATTTTTGATGGATTCTTTTAGCGGAGATATTAACGTAACTACGCTATATCAATTTATATTTGCACTCTTTGGAAACAAAAATAAAGATAGCGTAAAATTTAACCGATTAAAAAATAGTGTAATAATAATCGATGAGGCGCAGGCGGTACCGTATAAGTTCAGGGCGGATTTTATGAAACTTTGCGAGATGATGGCGGAGAAATTTGGCTGCATTTTTATCTTTATGTCCGCCACGATGCCTATTGTTGATACGACTAAATTTAAAGAAATTTCAAATTTGGATTATTTCAAAGACCAAAATAGATACGTTTTAAAGTGGTTTGATGGCAATGAGAGTGCTTTAAAAGATAAGATTAAACAATCGGCAAAAGGCAAAAATACACTAGTCGTCGTAAATACCATTAAAAAAGCGCAAGAGCTATTTTTGGAATTTTACGACGAATTTAAAGTTTTTTGCCTAAACGGATATATGTGCGACGATCACAAACGAAAAAATATCGAAAATATAAAAGATGCAATTGCTAAAAATAAAAGTGGGCACGGTGATCCGATCTTGCTAATTTCTACGCAGTCTATCGAAGCTGGCGTGGATTTGGATTTTGATGTCGGATTTAGAGAGATAGCGCCCATTAGCTCGATTATCCAAACTGCCGGTCGTATAAATAGAAATTTTGCAGCTCTGGGAGAATTATACGTATTTAACGATATTTGCGACTATTCCGATCTCATTTACGGTGATTTAAAACGCATTAGCGATAATATTTTGGTAAAAATTCTAAAGCAAAGGGATATCATCGAAAGCGAAATTTTAGATATTTCCACTAGGTATTTCAGCGCCATAAAGCAAAGCCTAGAGAGTTTATTTTTGGCGGAGCAGATGCGAGAGCTCGGATTTTACGATATAAAGGAAAAGATTAGCGAGGCGATGGATGATGGGCTTAAAATTTTAGTAATAATTGAGCCAAAAGAAGATTATATTAAAAAATTTCAAAATGAAATTTTTGAAATCAATAGGCTTGATATGGACAAATTTAATAAGAAAGATATATTTACGAATACTATTAAGAAAATTAATAGATTTGGTGTAAATATCACAGAATTTGATGCAAAGCGTTTAAATATAAAGCGTATTGATGGGCTAAAAGATGTCTATTATTTACCATTCGGCGATACTTCGTACAATAATAATTTCGGGATTAAAAAGGATGCCGCCTTAAATCTCAAGAATGAGTTTTTCGACTAA